From a region of the Nitrospirota bacterium genome:
- a CDS encoding protein-L-isoaspartate(D-aspartate) O-methyltransferase, which produces MTEPARQTERDNMIADQIVPRGIRDPGVIAAMRHVPRHRFVPDSHARFAYADSPLPIGHGQTISQPAVVAFMTEALALQGREKVLEIGTGSGYQAAVLAELASRVFTIELVEPLAKQAAQRLAELGYVNVTVRAGDGYRGWPEEAPFDAIIVTAATDHVPQPLLDQLALGGRLILPLGDSFQKLTLYRRTQNGYERTELIPVRFVPMLREDRASREGKP; this is translated from the coding sequence ATGACGGAGCCCGCCCGCCAAACCGAGCGGGATAATATGATTGCCGATCAGATCGTCCCGCGCGGTATCAGAGATCCCGGCGTGATCGCCGCGATGCGCCATGTCCCCCGGCATCGCTTCGTTCCAGATTCGCATGCCCGGTTCGCCTACGCCGACAGCCCCCTCCCGATCGGGCACGGGCAGACGATTTCGCAACCCGCCGTCGTCGCGTTCATGACCGAAGCACTCGCGTTACAGGGGCGGGAGAAGGTGCTCGAGATCGGAACCGGCTCTGGATACCAGGCTGCCGTGCTGGCCGAACTCGCCTCACGGGTCTTCACGATCGAGCTCGTGGAGCCCCTGGCGAAGCAGGCGGCGCAGCGCCTGGCGGAACTCGGCTACGTGAACGTCACAGTGCGAGCGGGTGACGGCTATCGAGGCTGGCCGGAAGAAGCGCCATTCGACGCCATCATCGTCACGGCCGCCACGGATCACGTTCCCCAGCCGCTCCTCGACCAGCTGGCGCTTGGAGGACGTCTGATCCTTCCCCTCGGAGATTCCTTCCAGAAACTGACCCTCTACCGTCGCACCCAAAACGGGTACGAACGGACCGAACTGATCCCCGTGCGCTTCGTGCCCATGCTTCGTGAGGACCGCGCGTCGCGGGAGGGCAAGCCGTGA